A region from the Brachyspira hampsonii genome encodes:
- a CDS encoding DUF2442 domain-containing protein: protein MIFHKIKNVKAMDNLILKIIFENEEVRYYDVKKLISEHKEFEILNDISLFNLVKVDAGGYGISWNDDLDISCNTLYYAYEII, encoded by the coding sequence ATGATTTTCCACAAAATAAAAAATGTTAAAGCTATGGACAATCTAATCTTAAAAATAATCTTTGAAAATGAAGAAGTAAGATATTACGATGTGAAAAAACTAATCTCTGAGCATAAAGAGTTTGAAATTTTAAATGACATCAGTTTATTTAATCTTGTAAAAGTGGATGCTGGCGGATACGGTATTTCTTGGAATGATGATTTGGATATATCATGTAATACTTTATACTACGCCTACGAGATTATATAA
- a CDS encoding DUF4160 domain-containing protein, whose protein sequence is MPVISRFYGIIIKMYFQQKEHNPPHFHAIYGEYVGVIDINELKMIEGDLPNKACSLVLEWAKNNQDELLNIWNTQNFKQLEPLE, encoded by the coding sequence ATGCCTGTTATATCAAGATTTTATGGTATCATCATCAAAATGTACTTTCAGCAAAAAGAACATAATCCTCCGCACTTTCATGCTATATATGGAGAATATGTTGGAGTTATCGATATAAATGAATTAAAAATGATAGAAGGCGATTTACCTAATAAAGCATGTTCTCTTGTATTAGAATGGGCTAAAAATAATCAAGATGAACTACTAAATATTTGGAATACACAAAACTTTAAACAATTAGAACCTTTGGAGTAA
- a CDS encoding P-loop NTPase fold protein, producing the protein MENIDKYFKNIKNTIKNYLAEKNTDYGIMLTGEWGCGKTYFVKNLLKLYKYKKLYISISGKENILEIVDDIYLSSLIKKFNSNDISLNTTKTILNNVSGILVDTIPIGKDIGKNILNILKEINKNIDKLKNVFLIIDDVERISKKINIEDLLYSIYDNFISNNVKVLFICNEEVLINNEEYNKIKEKIIRHTIKLHSIDKNNFKLFLETYIIKNLIYDKDIENYYISNHFFYEQCIPNIINIFMEMECYNIRTFKKFFDMSKYFLNEINRFIEKEEYKLNNNEELFLEILKNFSFVLISYDKNINTNILSNFDLVNSEEFSQKTNEDKSKITENFTDIYSKIRELNLTYNNSIFYFYRYLKCGLLDFEQIHLIYKDKIYLNKNVLKAYNIVSQGYESYDIIKENINIIFKEMKNDKYNFSIKSCWNIYKIVYISYANLFDDIKKDSFNILKDTLKYHWSITNIKTIYYSKIGYENNNFFFYPAFEVKINIKECDSNYNLEEYEKELLDYLYTEKIKEIPNEFNEVLENFKCHNKDYFVSDFYLNSKILYLLFIPQNLQLIPIDVFSVRILLEFLYSDITIRNSFEQYKIYDYNARKVRDMINNLKPFIDNIETKDEYLLIRICELKERIEFYNNTDY; encoded by the coding sequence ATGGAAAATATAGATAAATATTTTAAAAATATAAAAAATACAATAAAAAATTATTTAGCTGAAAAAAATACAGATTATGGGATAATGCTTACAGGTGAATGGGGGTGTGGAAAAACTTATTTTGTAAAAAATCTATTAAAATTATATAAATATAAAAAACTTTATATTTCTATATCTGGAAAGGAAAATATATTGGAAATAGTAGATGATATATATTTATCAAGTTTAATAAAAAAATTTAATTCTAATGATATAAGTCTTAATACTACAAAAACTATATTAAACAATGTTAGTGGTATATTGGTTGATACAATACCGATAGGAAAAGATATAGGAAAAAATATATTAAATATTCTTAAAGAAATAAATAAGAATATAGATAAATTAAAAAATGTATTTTTAATCATAGATGATGTTGAAAGAATATCAAAAAAAATAAATATAGAAGATTTATTATATTCTATTTATGATAATTTTATATCGAATAATGTAAAAGTGTTATTTATTTGTAATGAAGAAGTATTAATTAATAATGAAGAGTATAATAAAATAAAAGAAAAAATCATAAGACATACTATAAAATTACATAGTATAGATAAAAATAATTTTAAATTATTTTTAGAAACATATATAATAAAAAATTTAATATATGATAAAGACATAGAAAATTATTATATTAGTAATCATTTTTTTTATGAGCAATGCATACCTAATATTATTAATATATTTATGGAAATGGAATGTTATAATATAAGGACTTTTAAAAAATTCTTTGATATGTCAAAATATTTCTTAAATGAAATAAATAGATTTATAGAGAAAGAAGAATATAAATTAAACAATAATGAAGAATTATTTTTAGAAATATTAAAAAATTTTTCTTTTGTATTAATATCATATGATAAGAATATTAATACAAATATTTTATCAAATTTTGATTTAGTAAATAGTGAAGAATTTTCTCAAAAAACAAATGAGGATAAGTCCAAAATTACAGAAAATTTTACAGATATATATTCAAAAATAAGAGAATTAAATTTAACATATAATAATTCTATATTTTATTTTTACAGATATTTAAAATGTGGTTTATTAGATTTTGAGCAAATACATTTAATTTATAAAGATAAAATATATTTGAATAAAAATGTCTTGAAAGCTTATAATATAGTTAGTCAAGGTTATGAAAGTTATGACATAATAAAAGAAAATATAAATATAATATTTAAAGAAATGAAAAATGATAAATATAATTTTAGTATAAAATCTTGTTGGAATATATATAAAATTGTTTATATTAGTTACGCTAATCTTTTTGATGATATAAAAAAAGATAGTTTTAATATTTTGAAAGATACTTTAAAGTATCATTGGAGTATTACAAATATTAAAACTATTTACTATTCAAAAATTGGATATGAGAATAATAATTTCTTTTTTTATCCAGCTTTTGAAGTAAAAATTAATATAAAAGAATGTGATAGTAATTACAATTTAGAAGAATATGAAAAAGAATTGTTAGATTACTTATACACTGAAAAAATAAAAGAAATACCAAATGAATTTAATGAAGTATTAGAAAATTTTAAATGCCATAATAAAGATTATTTTGTATCAGATTTTTATTTGAATTCTAAAATATTATATTTATTATTTATTCCACAAAATTTACAACTTATTCCTATAGATGTATTTTCAGTGAGAATATTATTGGAGTTTTTATATTCAGATATTACGATAAGAAATTCTTTTGAGCAATATAAAATTTATGACTATAATGCCCGTAAAGTAAGGGATATGATAAATAATTTGAAACCATTTATAGATAATATAGAAACAAAAGATGAATATTTATTAATTAGAATATGTGAATTAAAAGAAAGAATAGAATTCTATAATAATACAGATTATTAG
- a CDS encoding B3/4 domain-containing protein, producing the protein MKFIIENKVFETLNDICVAVIIAKGIDNKNKINDISAMLKESISNAEKEFENIKIKESEYIQCYRNAFQKLNINPNKFMCSIEALLTRISKKKGMPEINSVVDLVNAVSIKYKLPMGAHDLDSMNNKDFYIRYSVSDDTFLPFGETETEKVDNNELVYAVSNDVRTRRWIWRQSEHGKITENSSNIIFPIDAFIGTNDDKAIKARDELAELLIKFFNCDIKTGIIDSKNNYIEF; encoded by the coding sequence ATGAAATTCATTATAGAAAATAAAGTATTTGAAACTTTAAATGATATATGTGTTGCTGTAATAATTGCTAAAGGAATTGATAATAAAAATAAAATAAATGATATATCAGCTATGCTTAAAGAAAGTATTTCAAATGCTGAAAAAGAATTTGAAAATATAAAGATAAAAGAAAGTGAATATATACAATGTTATAGAAATGCTTTTCAAAAACTAAATATTAATCCTAATAAATTTATGTGTTCTATAGAAGCATTACTTACAAGAATATCAAAGAAGAAAGGAATGCCGGAAATAAATTCTGTAGTAGACTTAGTTAATGCGGTTTCTATTAAATATAAACTTCCTATGGGAGCACATGATTTAGATTCTATGAATAATAAAGATTTTTATATTAGATATTCCGTAAGCGATGATACATTCCTTCCATTTGGAGAAACCGAAACAGAAAAAGTTGATAATAATGAATTGGTGTATGCTGTTTCTAATGATGTGAGAACTAGAAGGTGGATATGGAGACAAAGCGAACATGGAAAAATTACTGAAAACTCTTCAAATATAATATTTCCTATAGATGCTTTTATTGGGACAAATGATGATAAAGCTATAAAAGCTAGAGATGAACTTGCTGAGTTATTAATAAAATTTTTTAACTGCGATATAAAAACAGGAATTATAGATTCCAAAAATAATTATATAGAATTTTAA
- a CDS encoding HD domain-containing protein, which produces MEILDLERAECELNKAYKSNPTPWAEHSRYTAKAARIIASHYNKNSSNKKLDEDNAYIFGLLHDIGRYTGISAERHLIDGYKYCIKYGWDKLAQICISHAFMIKDINTAIGKFDMPEDDYNFMKEFISNAVYDDYDLLIQLCDSLALPTGFCILEKRFIDVALRYGTFHQSALRWKKVFEIKSYFESTIGTSIYNLLPNIKESII; this is translated from the coding sequence ATGGAAATATTAGATTTAGAAAGAGCAGAATGCGAATTAAACAAAGCATACAAATCAAACCCTACTCCTTGGGCTGAACACTCAAGGTACACTGCTAAAGCTGCAAGAATAATAGCCTCACACTACAATAAAAACTCTTCAAACAAAAAACTAGATGAAGATAATGCATACATATTCGGGCTTCTTCATGACATAGGAAGGTACACAGGAATAAGTGCGGAGAGGCATTTAATAGATGGTTACAAATACTGCATTAAATACGGCTGGGATAAATTGGCTCAAATATGCATAAGTCATGCCTTCATGATAAAGGACATAAACACAGCAATAGGAAAATTCGATATGCCTGAAGATGATTACAACTTTATGAAAGAGTTCATCAGTAATGCTGTATATGATGATTATGATTTACTTATTCAGCTATGCGATAGTCTTGCCTTACCTACAGGTTTTTGTATTTTAGAAAAAAGGTTTATAGATGTAGCTTTAAGATATGGTACATTTCATCAAAGTGCTTTAAGATGGAAGAAGGTATTTGAAATAAAATCATATTTTGAAAGCACAATAGGAACTTCTATTTACAATTTACTTCCTAACATAAAAGAGAGTATTATTTAA
- a CDS encoding efflux RND transporter permease subunit — protein sequence MKKFITFIVNRPTTVFVTLVSMFIIGFISISRLSINYLPNMEVPIISIKTTYDNAGAEEVEKSVTRLVENAVSSVNNVKTIKSKSKESESNVEIEFNWGTDLQTAADDIREAIDMIRSSLPDDADNPNISKFSTDAEPIMNIAFFGTDNLASLYDLVDSQILTRLEQVEGVAQTEIRGGLKKIISVDIDVNRINAYSININDIVSTLSLENQNVAGGETYEGIYKYNIRTTGEFKEVGDIEDVVIVLKNGTYPVRVRDIAYVHEDYEDDSEIVRINGQKALTIAVTKESGGNIIQIARDVEKRLNDIMLPSGVYYKILFNSSDTINSSIHNVLNTVWQGALFAVLVLMIYLWDIRSVFIISISIPVSVITTFILMYFFNITINVISLSGLVLGVGMMVDNSIVVLENIFYYSNYFSKYNINKNDKRMIKINNIKSSILGTSEVSIAITASTLTSVCVFLPFLFVKGQMGQMFSDLCITVSISLLTSLFVALTIVPLLASRLNKLNPDSKLNLLLMKLETFFNKNLHNKIEKFYVSILLIVIKNKKKSFALISLLLSLSLFLLLMNIGKEGYPVSDEGTIISRLRLPVGSRVEFTDMFIERMEKDIESAVSNNMAYYETRVRTGRNEHHGEVRVKLIDREYGRKFDISHYIESIRNKVNGYPGRIELNSENTAMGKPKNYSAIIIELVGDDLDRGYDVASNVIAAVNNVDGIRSVLIKEDDSNHELIFDIDRDLVSKMGININTIANIIRTSFSGTTASKMTLDNSIYVDTDIIVRLEDRNRDDISSIQKMMIPTSNGIVPISSLVDIHKSTGPIEINRKNDKRIIEINASAYGRPINEIITDIRKELNKIYIPSGFSINFSGDYEDMQEAFVQLIISMIMALVFVYAIIAGQFESYLTPFVISLAVPFALFGALIFLYFSGNTLNVYSGIGIIMLVGIVVNNGIVLIDYMNRVVIERNISWNNAALESCRRRLRPVLMTSLTTILGLLPMIFEIGSGSEMYRPLAIAVCGGLIFSTMFTLIIIPSVYSSFRNRFNIKIRND from the coding sequence ATGAAAAAATTTATTACTTTCATAGTAAATAGACCTACAACAGTATTTGTTACATTAGTATCCATGTTCATAATTGGATTTATTAGTATATCAAGACTAAGTATAAATTATCTTCCCAATATGGAAGTTCCGATTATCAGCATAAAAACAACTTATGATAATGCCGGAGCGGAAGAGGTGGAAAAGTCTGTTACAAGATTAGTTGAAAATGCGGTATCATCTGTTAATAATGTAAAGACCATTAAATCAAAATCTAAAGAATCAGAATCTAATGTTGAAATAGAATTTAATTGGGGAACAGATTTGCAGACGGCAGCCGATGATATAAGAGAAGCCATTGATATGATTAGGTCTTCTTTGCCTGATGATGCGGATAATCCAAATATATCTAAATTTTCAACAGATGCAGAACCAATAATGAATATAGCTTTTTTTGGTACGGATAATTTGGCATCTCTCTATGATTTAGTTGATAGCCAAATACTCACGAGATTGGAGCAAGTTGAAGGAGTAGCACAAACAGAAATAAGAGGCGGATTAAAAAAGATTATTTCTGTAGATATAGATGTAAATAGAATTAATGCCTATTCTATAAATATTAATGATATAGTATCAACACTTTCTTTAGAAAATCAGAATGTTGCAGGCGGTGAAACTTATGAGGGCATTTATAAATATAATATAAGAACTACAGGAGAGTTTAAAGAAGTAGGAGATATTGAAGATGTTGTCATTGTACTAAAGAATGGTACCTATCCTGTAAGGGTAAGGGATATAGCTTATGTTCATGAGGATTATGAAGATGATTCTGAGATTGTTCGTATTAACGGACAAAAAGCTTTAACTATTGCAGTAACTAAAGAGTCAGGCGGCAACATTATACAAATAGCAAGAGATGTAGAAAAAAGGCTTAATGATATTATGCTTCCTTCAGGAGTTTATTATAAGATACTTTTTAATAGTTCCGATACAATAAATAGTTCTATTCATAATGTTTTGAATACTGTGTGGCAGGGAGCTTTATTTGCCGTATTAGTTCTTATGATATATTTATGGGATATAAGAAGCGTATTTATAATAAGTATCTCAATACCTGTATCTGTAATAACTACTTTTATATTGATGTATTTTTTCAATATTACCATTAATGTAATATCTCTTTCCGGTTTAGTGCTTGGTGTTGGAATGATGGTTGATAATTCTATAGTAGTTCTTGAAAATATTTTTTATTACAGTAATTATTTTTCTAAATACAATATTAATAAAAATGATAAAAGAATGATAAAAATAAATAATATAAAATCATCTATACTAGGAACTAGTGAAGTGTCTATTGCAATAACAGCTTCTACTTTAACAAGCGTATGTGTATTTCTTCCATTTTTGTTTGTCAAAGGACAGATGGGGCAGATGTTTAGCGATTTATGTATTACCGTTTCTATATCATTATTAACTTCTCTTTTTGTGGCTTTAACTATAGTACCGCTTTTAGCATCAAGATTAAATAAACTAAATCCTGATAGTAAATTAAATTTATTATTGATGAAATTAGAAACTTTCTTTAATAAAAATCTTCATAATAAGATAGAAAAGTTTTATGTAAGCATTCTTTTAATAGTGATAAAGAATAAAAAGAAATCATTTGCTTTAATATCTCTTTTATTAAGTTTATCATTGTTTTTATTATTAATGAATATAGGTAAAGAAGGATATCCCGTATCAGATGAGGGTACTATTATATCAAGATTGAGACTTCCTGTAGGGTCTAGAGTAGAGTTTACAGATATGTTTATTGAAAGAATGGAAAAAGATATAGAAAGTGCTGTTAGCAATAATATGGCATACTATGAAACCAGAGTGAGAACAGGGAGAAATGAGCATCATGGGGAAGTTAGAGTAAAATTGATAGATAGAGAATATGGAAGAAAATTTGATATTAGTCATTATATAGAGAGTATAAGAAATAAAGTTAATGGATATCCTGGACGAATAGAGCTTAATTCTGAAAATACTGCTATGGGAAAACCTAAAAATTACAGTGCCATTATTATAGAGCTTGTAGGAGATGATCTTGACAGGGGATATGATGTAGCAAGTAATGTTATAGCCGCTGTAAATAATGTTGATGGTATTAGAAGTGTTTTAATAAAAGAAGATGACTCTAATCATGAACTTATTTTTGATATAGACAGGGATTTAGTATCTAAAATGGGTATCAATATTAATACGATTGCCAATATTATAAGAACTTCATTCAGCGGTACAACTGCAAGCAAGATGACTTTAGATAATTCTATATATGTTGATACAGATATAATAGTTCGTTTGGAAGATAGAAACAGAGATGATATTTCAAGCATTCAAAAAATGATGATTCCTACTTCAAATGGTATAGTACCAATATCATCGCTTGTAGACATACATAAATCTACAGGTCCTATAGAGATTAACAGGAAAAATGATAAAAGAATAATAGAGATAAATGCAAGTGCTTATGGAAGACCAATAAATGAAATTATTACAGATATCAGGAAAGAGCTTAATAAAATATATATACCAAGCGGATTTTCAATAAATTTTTCAGGCGATTATGAGGATATGCAGGAGGCTTTTGTTCAGCTAATCATTTCTATGATAATGGCTTTGGTATTTGTATATGCCATAATAGCAGGTCAGTTTGAATCTTATCTTACTCCTTTTGTTATATCTTTGGCAGTTCCATTTGCATTATTCGGGGCTTTAATATTTTTGTACTTTTCAGGAAATACTTTAAATGTTTACAGCGGAATAGGTATTATAATGCTTGTAGGAATAGTTGTTAACAATGGAATAGTTTTAATAGACTATATGAATAGGGTTGTAATAGAGAGAAATATAAGTTGGAATAATGCGGCATTGGAGTCATGCAGAAGAAGGTTAAGACCGGTGCTTATGACATCATTAACTACTATATTAGGATTATTACCCATGATTTTTGAAATAGGAAGCGGAAGCGAAATGTACAGACCTTTAGCTATAGCTGTTTGCGGAGGGCTTATATTTTCTACTATGTTTACTCTTATAATAATACCTTCTGTTTATTCTAGTTTTAGAAATAGATTCAATATAAAGATAAGAAACGATTAA
- the rpmE gene encoding 50S ribosomal protein L31: MKKGIHPQYFETDVNCACGANFKIHSVQKSLHVDICHNCHPFFTGKQKILDTAGRVDKFKKRYGLKK, from the coding sequence ATGAAAAAAGGTATACATCCACAATATTTTGAAACAGATGTAAACTGTGCCTGCGGTGCCAATTTCAAAATTCATTCCGTACAAAAAAGTTTACACGTAGATATTTGTCATAACTGCCACCCTTTCTTTACAGGAAAACAAAAAATTCTTGATACTGCTGGAAGAGTTGATAAATTTAAAAAACGTTATGGTTTAAAAAAATAA